The genomic region TACTAGTATATATAGCCTTCCTTCTTTTAACACTTGTCTAAAgcacttttttattattattataaatataaatggttaaatttcaattttggtctCTATACTACTTAAATTTAAggtttaatctttatattttttcttttacattatttgATACCTCAATATTTATAATTTCTTCAGTTATTTATATAAAAGAAAGCTCTAAACGGTTTTGTCATCATACAtgtcctttttttattttagtattgAACCCTCTATTTTGTTAAAGTTTAGGATTTAGTCTATatcaattatattaataaatatatattataattttaataaatatttaataaataattgtaATATAACTATAGTTATAATTAAAAAGAAACGCACACCTGTCATGTGTTAAGAGCAAATACATCTACAGTACTATATGTCTGGtgtttttatttatgttatagatagatattaaaaagtaaatttaGAGAATTAGCATAATCGTTCTAAGTAATCCGGTATGATTTCAGTTTTGATACACAATAATTAATTTAGTGTTAaattgttgtggtgtttataagAGACGATTTAAATCAGAAAACTGTTATAAGAAAATTAGAGATTAATCATAAATTATTGATGAGTGAATAAATTgtgattttattattatactaatatataattttataaaatttaagagGTTAAATCGTAAATCTATTATTGTTTGGGAGGCCGAGGCCACTTCATGTGCCAATTTGAAATATATAGAATTAGGACATGTACATGTCCAATGTATCATCAAGTTGATATATTTTTCAAGATATTTTTCTTTGTATGGGTTAAAATCTTTTGTTATACAGAGGTGTTGCGTCTAATAGTCATGTCTTGCCTAAAGAGAGGACGTGAGGACTTCACCCAACTTAACAGCTCAAAACCAGTGAGCAACCTTTGAACACCGCCTTGCCTAAAAGCAAAACATAGAGGAGCTTGCCTAAATATCAATAAGAAACCAATCTCAAGAAAGTTGCCTTGCCCAATGGAGGAGTAACCTCGCCTTTCCCCCCCTTTAACATCAGTCTCACACGTGGACGTACAACAAGTCACATTGATCCCACTTGGGGACTTGTTAAAAAGATAATGTCCCATCCATCCAATCAAGTGCATGTGTTAGGAGGTTCCCTATGATTCAACCATTTGCTTCCCATAATTCAACACTTGTGCTAAGAGGACCCAGTGAGAGGAATATACTCTTTGCACTAGCCATATCTTCTCAGGACAACTTTTCATACTTGAAACCATGCAAAAATACCTCAAAAATCTTGAGACCTTCCTTCTACCTCCCTATTGAAGTAATGGTGGCTTATGAAACGATTTCATTGATTTATCAATAAGTACATCTAAAATAGGAACTCAAacaacaaatttaaaaataagagAATATACTAATTCAAAAACAACTTAGAACAAGAACAAAgataatgataaatttatttgAATATTTCAAATCTTAAACTACACTATTACACCTTTGCAATATTGATGGTTAGTATCTTGGATTTAGGGTGCAAACAATTGATGTTTTTAGCATTCTAAGTATTTATATCTTTGGAGTGGAAGATAATTGATTCATTGTTTGTAGAAATTGATTCTGTGCAAACAAGCCGATAAGAATATAGTCACTACAATCAACATTTGCTCATATTGAGAGGAAAATTGAGAATGCAGATAGTGTTGTATTTTTTAAATGCAGATAGTGTTGtattttttatggtagaaaaaaaaaaagaaaatgaaatggcTTCAACTTTGGCGATAGCAGATATAAATCATGGAgatatatttaaaatttggtgGTGAGCATTAGATTTTATGTCAAACGTCAGTTTTTAATTGTAAAAAATGTTACATTATGGGACGTTGTAAATTTGAACTTTTAAATGTTGTTTTTGTTGTATTTGCAACAGATCAATTcgagtgaaagaaaaaaaaatattggaTTGATGATGAAAAACGAATGCGAACAATTGATAGAGAAAAATGTTGGATTTCTCGACAGGGTGCATTATGATGGCATGCTCATGTTGTTAGTTATTACAACAAAGAAATAAATGGGAATATTGTGTGGATATTTACATACTATTGTGTATCATAGAGTTGTGGTTTGGACTTTCTAAGGAAGACTTAAGGTTTTTAGAATTAGGCGGTCATCAAAGTAATCAAGTCACTAATTCGTCAATTTGATTGGTTTAATTGGTTCAATCGATTTGGATAGTACGAGTAAATGAAtcattaaaaaaatcataaattagaAAAGTATAATTCAAAATTGTTTCAACTGTcaattcaattgattttttaGTCCAGTTCAACAGGTTGTACTAGTTTACATCTCCATCAGCCTAAAACTTTTCTCTAAATTGAGACCCGTCTAGTTGTTGGTCCAACTAACCGGTCTGGTCTACAAATAACCATGACAAGACCTCTCAACCGACTAGTAGGATAGTTGGCCGGCACAATCCTTATCATCTAAAATTAGAAGATAGGAGACGACGAAGATTGCTATGGGGTAAGGTGATTTTTTGCCTGCCTTAACCCAACCTCAATGTACTGCTAACATGCTTTGACCCTAATCGGACCTCAACTTAACAATTTTAACCCAAAGGTTTAATAGTGCACTCGACCTCGCCCTGACCTGAGatgcataaatttcaaattttttatacTTTGTTTTCAATATCTACTCCAAACTTGATTTTGCTTCTCATTGTTGAACGATACTACATTTAGCAAAACTTTAAGATACATGAATGTATTAAGCAAAAAGTTTCAAGTTggatttacttttattattaacacaaaaaatataaaagggaattttgaaaaagaaaagtaaatgcaagattaaaaagaaaatagctttgaaaaataatatatatttgggGAAATTTTGGCTAAGTAATTTCCCTTTCATTTGTGTTAGACATTAACTACAAACTCAATAGTTTGGAGGAGGACAACAAGAAGAACTACAAATGGGAGAGGAAAAGCAGAGTTTAGATATATGAGGGTGATTTTGTAATTATTTTGGGGAGGATGGGTTTTCTTTAAACTCGACTTTGATCTAACTtgataaattttacaaatttatttGACCAGCCTCAAAGTTGATTTTTGTTAAATGACCCTATCCAATCAACAAATCAAATTAAAATCCATCGAGTTTAGGTATTTTTACAATCCCTAAGAGATCATGATTGGCTGACGTTAAAGATAGTCGATTGGTTTAGGGAAGTTAGACCGAGGTTGTTGCGGAATATACTTATAGTTATTGATTGGAGTATTAAGCAGCTGGTCAATGTTATATTCTCTATGGATAAGATAAAAGGTAATGGTATGGCTGCAACTTTGGCTATTGTTTGGATGTATTGATTCCTTGTTTATTCGggtgttttataattttaattaggaAAAAGGTTGGTTTTTCCAACATCTTTCTAGTATTATTATTCAAAATCTAAGTTCTATTCAACTAACTAAGAAATAACAAATTGATTTGAATGTTTGAAGTATTAAGTTGAATTCACCTTGTCGAAACCAcccttttttcaaaaaaatttaggtTTTAAAAAATGGGGGATCGATTTTTTGAAAAACGGAacgtggagtcgccaccgatccttttcgtttaggtgtgatcggatcacctagaaattcgattattttaataaaatattttgatttactaaaacaacgattttggtctacgaacttttgagaaaacaggttcgagagtcggttacgcatgaggaaggattagcaccctcactacgcccaaaattggtaccaaattgattaaatactgtccttatgtctaaggtttaaaaagtttttgaaatgtggttccctTTCGAAAACGTTTGAGTAACCCGAGTTGGTTGTCAAAATTCTCTTGCTTAAGAGGGATATAGCAttacatccagcacgataggacatgatcctttatgccctcgaaaacatgataaattttgacttccaaaaatttaTGTGTTGAAAAccacaaaaggatgcccaattatttagtccaacgagaaaatcaaaacccagcacagtagggcatgattccttaaatttctaaacatcgagcattgccttattttagaatttagagagtatgagtgaaattctaaaggaatcttCGATTATTGAAcgaacgggaaatcgcaacccagcacgatagggcacgattcccgaaTTACCAAACATCAAGTATTACCTtcgttttaaagagtttttagaagaCATGAacgaaattttgaagggatattcgattattttgagcaaacgcgaaattgcaacccagcacgttagggcacgattccgggaattgccaaatatcaaatctcgtcttcgttttaaagaatttttaaatgaataattataaaactagtTTAAAATGTATTAATGCATTTTTGAAATGAGACgaatttaatcataaaaatttggaTTTTTAAAAAAACCACATTTCATAAACAAAGTAGAAAACGACGATATGGGGTAACAGGCACACATGAGATACGATACTTGATGAATGAAAATATTAATCAACTAGCAGAATAAGCAATTAAATATGATTAATCTAAAAATCATAGCCTAATTTCAATCACGATGAAGCACAATTAGCAAATCAATAAGACGAATACCATgcaatgataatatatatatactataatATCAAACAACCAACAAAATATGTGGAAAACAAAATTGAATGTAGAAGTCAAAGTGGTATAAGATTAATAAACTTATGATATATAGGTTGACAAGTTTGAATAAAAACTAGggatatatatatagttatagaaatagatattataaaataaaagttcaaatCAAATTGCATATAAAATACTTTAAACACAAATTCTTTTAAAAGTTGACAAAATTtatgataatttaaataatatatatatatggtacgAAAGAATAACAAGGATATGACAAGACATAATACAAAATGGATTTATAAAATGTATGTACACGTAAGTTTATTGAAAAGGATCATAATAttaatgataatatatatatatatatatatatatatataaatcttaaCTTAATCTAAAAATTATATACATACCTTTATATCAAAAATGTTTAAATAATAGGCCATATAAAGCACCAAAGCAATACAATGTAaagaaatattcaaaaataatgattttataattacaaaatgaGGTTTCCAAAGTTATTTCATATATACGTAGAGAAAATATTTGACAAATCATGAACTTATAAGTGTTTTAAAATAGAAAATCCATTAAAGTAATAAGTGTATTgatacatatacatataaatttaaaagagAGTACATACAAATTTATATAGGAATGATAATGTGTATaggtttaataatatataaaccaAATATGTATACTAATATAAACaagtagaaaaataattttatgcaaaatatatatatacaaaatatattatcGTAGCAAAAATATATGCTAAAATACATGGTTAGAATAAAAAACATTATATGTATGAAGTGACATTAGCTttattgtaaaatatatatatatatgcataataaCATGAAGGAAATAAACATTTAGAGTATGCGATATGTGATATTAACACTACaaaaaaaacaaattttcaatGACAAAGTAACAATTACCAAAGTCATTTAAAAGGTACAAACAATTGATTAAGAATAGAAAATgggttataaaataataataacttaattaaaattaaactagaACAAAGGGATAATtcgaaaataaacaaaaacaataaAAGGATCAATATTCAATGTGCGAAACGTCTAGGGACTAAAACTGGCAATATACCAGATCCCAAAGTGCTGCGTTCAGGCACGGATCCTATTGCAAATAAGCGCAAATTATaggaaaaaaaacaaaagaagcgCAGATGGGCTGATTGAGATGCGGCGCAAAAGGGGAAGGATCTAGCTTGCAAATAACCCCTCACCGCGAAGATGCGTGGATCCTGAGGGTCGAAGAACCGGATCGGGTCGTCGGGCACACCAACCAAATGACGTCGTTTTTGAACCATTTAAATTGGttgaaacggcgccgttttcATTTCCTTAAAAAGGCCTAGTCATGCCTTCATTCAGCCAAATCCCTCATGCAGCCCTagcctttctttttccctttagCCGAACCCTAAGTCACTACCCCAAACCAATGATTCCCATCCCCCCAGGCAACGAACTGCTCATCCAACCCCGGAGGATGATTTTTAGCCTCAAAATCTCCTTCTGGCTTCGACTTCAACAAAGCAGAAGGAGATCTACGGCGTACCCCAGGTAAGgtttcatttcctttttcttttatgcACTCAAAATGTGAAAAAACGACTGAAAATTCAGAAATAAATGAACTGGGCCAAGAATAAAAGAAAAGTCTCAGAGATTGGAATCGGAATCACCTTCGAATGCTCGTTGCTTTTTTTTGTATATTGCCTCTGTTTTTCGTTTTCTATTGCTTCTGTATGCGTAACCTTTACAAAGATTAAAAgcttggcttttatagccgaaaagaaagaaaaataaatagaaaatatacaATATTATTCTTTGTTTCTACTTGCTGCTGTGGTTTGTTCTCTTTCAGGTACGAGTGCTGTACTGGCATATGGAGGCGCGTTGGCGTGTGTACGGGAGCCGTGTTGGCGTACGGAGGCTTGGTGTGGTTGCTGGAGGCGTTGTACTATGCCTGGAGGCTGCAGGGGTTGCGGCGCAAATGAAGGAGGGGTGACCTAGGGTTGCTGAAGCAGTTTTAGTTTTTGGGCCGTCTGGGCCTTAAGGCTTTGGATTGTTTTGTAAATGGGCTgtgggttattattattatttatttattttatattttgtttttggGTTTCCAATGGGCCGGGCAAATTGGCCTATTTACACACATCTCAATACTATTAATCGAACTGTCTTATAAAATATGATCAATtcaagttgaaattttgaaaactaaAGAAATCAACATTCAAA from Gossypium arboreum isolate Shixiya-1 chromosome 1, ASM2569848v2, whole genome shotgun sequence harbors:
- the LOC128295734 gene encoding uncharacterized protein LOC128295734, with amino-acid sequence MPSFSQIPHAALAFLFPFSRTLSHYPKPMIPIPPGNELLIQPRRMIFSLKISFWLRLQQSRRRSTAYPRYECCTGIWRRVGVCTGAVLAYGGLVWLLEALYYAWRLQGLRRK